A window of the Linepithema humile isolate Giens D197 chromosome 4, Lhum_UNIL_v1.0, whole genome shotgun sequence genome harbors these coding sequences:
- the LOC136999298 gene encoding uncharacterized protein has translation MSQSEKAGDMPGADAAQIGRVSVRVPPFWPEEPELWFAQLESQFLLSAVTSDSTKYAYAISQIETKYIKEIKDVITNPPTCGKYEAVKRALIQRLSDSQEHRIRQLLEREELGDRKPSQFLRHLRTLAGNAVPDQLLRTLWLGRLPAQMQIILATRADDLLEDVAEQADRVYEVTCRTVAVLDKPKETKSKPTGSLEDQIQALVKQVAALNTRLGRQEHRHKQQRHRSRSRSRTKSNSEEDSEFCFFHRRFGSKARKCTEPCTYKEKKKDKTEN, from the coding sequence ATGAGCCAATCAGAGAAGGCCGGCGATATGCCAGGCGCCGACGCAGCACAAATCGGCAGAGTATCGGTGCGAGTACCACCTTTTTGGCCGGAGGAACCAGAATTATGGTTCGCCCAATTAGAGAGCCAGTTCCTGCTGAGCGCCGTCACGTCGGATTCAACCAAATACGCATACGCAATCTCGCAAATCGAGACGAAATACATCAAGGAAATCAAAGACGTGATAACGAATCCTCCGACATGCGGGAAATACGAAGCCGTAAAAAGGGCACTCATCCAAAGGCTGAGCGACTCGCAGGAACACCGCATCCGCCAATTACTGGAGCGAGAGGAACTAGGCGACCGAAAGCCATCGCAGTTCCTGCGCCATCTAAGGACGCTCGCGGGCAACGCCGTGCCCGATCAACTCCTGCGCACGCTATGGCTGGGGCGTTTACCGGCCCAGATGCAGATTATTCTAGCGACGCGAGCTGACGATCTTCTCGAGGACGTGGCGGAACAGGCCGACCGCGTTTACGAAGTTACATGCCGAACAGTCGCAGTATTGGACAAGCCTAAGGAGACGAAATCGAAACCTACCGGCTCGCTCGAGGACCAGATACAGGCATTGGTTAAGCAAGTCGCGGCACTCAACACGCGATTGGGCCGGCAGGAGCACCGCCACAAACAGCAGCGCCACAGATCGCGCAGCCGCAGCCGGACTAAATCAAATTCGGAAGAAGACAGCGAGTTTTGCTTTTTCCATCGGCGATTCGGCAGCAAGGCTAGAAAGTGTACAGAGCCATGTACATacaaggagaagaagaaggacaAAACGGAAAACTAG